In Clostridium sp. SY8519, one genomic interval encodes:
- the prmC gene encoding peptide chain release factor N(5)-glutamine methyltransferase — protein MTDAARTYRQAMAEAGARLREASVENEQEESWFLLEYAGGMSRSEYYLKCEEPMPFEIYQKYQELVEKRCTHIPLQYLTGEQEFMGLVFQVNEHVLIPRQDTETLVEEALRFAAPGMKMLDLCTGSGCIAVSMKHYVPGLAVTGSDLSEDALRTARENARRNHCAVTFVHSDLFDALEGPFDLIVSNPPYIPEGVIPALMPEVKDHEPMTALNGGKDGLYFYREIIRGSSRFLTEEGYLLFEIGSDQGRAVSEQMADNGFSEIRVIRDLAGLDRVVCGRKKSR, from the coding sequence ATGACAGACGCTGCAAGGACCTACCGGCAGGCGATGGCAGAGGCCGGGGCGCGGCTCAGGGAGGCTTCTGTAGAGAATGAACAGGAAGAAAGCTGGTTCCTCCTGGAATATGCCGGCGGCATGAGCCGCAGTGAATATTATCTGAAATGCGAAGAACCGATGCCTTTCGAGATATATCAGAAGTATCAGGAGCTGGTGGAAAAGCGCTGTACCCATATACCGCTGCAGTATCTGACCGGTGAACAGGAATTCATGGGACTGGTCTTTCAGGTGAATGAACATGTGCTGATTCCCCGGCAGGATACAGAGACCCTGGTGGAAGAAGCGCTGCGCTTTGCGGCTCCCGGCATGAAGATGCTGGATTTGTGCACCGGCAGCGGCTGTATTGCGGTCAGCATGAAGCATTATGTGCCGGGACTTGCGGTCACTGGGTCGGATCTGTCGGAAGACGCGCTGCGGACAGCCCGGGAAAATGCCCGCCGGAATCACTGCGCGGTTACTTTTGTACACAGTGATCTGTTTGACGCGCTGGAAGGCCCCTTTGACCTGATTGTATCCAATCCGCCCTATATTCCGGAAGGGGTAATCCCTGCGCTGATGCCTGAGGTAAAAGACCACGAACCCATGACTGCCCTGAACGGAGGGAAAGACGGTCTGTATTTTTACCGGGAAATTATTCGAGGAAGCAGTCGGTTCCTGACAGAAGAGGGATATCTGCTGTTTGAAATCGGCTCGGATCAGGGCAGGGCAGTCAGTGAACAGATGGCAGACAATGGATTTTCCGAAATCCGGGTCATCCGGGATCTGGCCGGGCTGGACCGGGTGGTCTGCGGCAGGAAAAAGAGCAGATAA
- the prfA gene encoding peptide chain release factor 1, protein MFDKLEDTLRRFEEILHLLTEPDVVNDQKRFQALMKEQSELSPIVEAYKEYKNCQETAEDALAILQEEKDEEMRELAKEEKAEAENRIGELEQELKILLLPKDPNDDKNVIVEIRAGAGGDEAALFAAEVYRMYVHYAESQHWKVETMDVEEIGIGGMKYVSFMISGQGAYSKMKYESGVHRVQRVPETESGGRIHTSTITVAIMPEAEDVDVELNMNDCKFDVFRASGNGGQCVNTTDSAVRLTHIPTGIVISCQDEKSQLKNKEKALKVLRAKLYDMELQKAHDAEADARRSQIGTGDRSEKIRTYNFPQGRVTDHRIKLTLYKLDAILNGDLQEIIDNLIAADQAAKLAKVDQA, encoded by the coding sequence ATGTTCGATAAATTAGAAGATACGCTGCGCAGATTTGAAGAGATTCTTCATTTGCTGACAGAACCGGATGTAGTAAACGATCAAAAAAGATTTCAGGCGCTGATGAAGGAACAGAGTGAACTTTCCCCCATCGTGGAGGCCTATAAAGAGTATAAAAACTGTCAGGAAACCGCGGAAGACGCGCTGGCAATTCTGCAGGAAGAAAAAGATGAAGAGATGCGTGAACTGGCAAAAGAAGAAAAAGCAGAAGCCGAGAACCGCATCGGGGAACTGGAGCAGGAACTGAAAATCCTTCTGCTTCCCAAGGATCCCAATGATGACAAGAATGTCATTGTGGAAATCCGCGCGGGTGCAGGCGGGGATGAAGCGGCGCTGTTTGCCGCGGAAGTCTACCGCATGTATGTGCATTACGCGGAGTCGCAGCACTGGAAAGTGGAAACCATGGATGTGGAGGAAATCGGGATCGGCGGCATGAAGTACGTCAGCTTCATGATCAGCGGCCAGGGCGCCTATTCCAAGATGAAATACGAAAGCGGCGTCCACCGTGTGCAGCGTGTGCCCGAGACAGAATCCGGCGGCCGGATCCATACTTCCACCATTACCGTGGCAATTATGCCGGAGGCGGAAGATGTTGATGTGGAACTGAATATGAATGACTGCAAATTTGACGTGTTCCGGGCTTCGGGAAACGGCGGGCAGTGCGTCAATACTACGGATTCCGCCGTGCGTCTGACCCATATCCCTACGGGAATTGTGATCTCCTGTCAGGATGAAAAATCCCAGCTGAAAAACAAAGAAAAAGCCCTGAAAGTGTTGCGGGCCAAATTATATGATATGGAACTGCAGAAAGCGCATGACGCGGAAGCAGACGCAAGAAGAAGCCAGATTGGTACCGGTGACCGGTCGGAAAAAATCCGCACGTATAATTTCCCCCAGGGACGTGTCACGGATCACCGGATTAAACTGACCCTGTATAAACTGGACGCGATATTAAACGGCGACCTGCAGGAAATCATTGACAACCTGATAGCTGCTGATCAGGCTGCGAAGCTGGCCAAAGTTGACCAGGCATAA
- a CDS encoding HAD family hydrolase encodes MTRHKNVQLAALDLDGTLLNPEKKISAEDEQTIREALSAGREIVIASGRPYFGLPLRKIAQMGIRYAITVNGAAVYTIPDMKCLYQDPMPKEAALTVMEHLEDAEVYCDVFIDGRGYGSRSKRALLDQLPLPEPMRRYKKETRTFVDDLPAAVGAMGRPVQKLTLDFVRRDGQMLQRRETEQYLQQMSELCVVSGGGGNLEVTGTGTSKGKALKVLADRLQIPVCDTLACGDSGNDLDLIKTAGVGVAMANADREVLAEADFITKSNAESGVAYALRCFMEF; translated from the coding sequence TTGACCAGGCATAAGAACGTACAGCTGGCGGCACTGGACCTGGACGGTACCCTGCTGAATCCGGAGAAGAAGATTTCAGCGGAAGACGAGCAGACGATCCGGGAGGCCCTGTCTGCCGGCAGGGAGATTGTGATCGCCAGCGGACGTCCGTATTTTGGACTGCCGCTTAGGAAAATTGCGCAGATGGGCATCCGGTACGCAATTACGGTGAATGGCGCAGCAGTGTATACCATTCCCGATATGAAGTGCCTCTACCAGGATCCCATGCCCAAGGAGGCGGCGCTGACTGTCATGGAACACCTGGAAGACGCGGAAGTATACTGTGATGTCTTTATTGACGGCAGAGGCTATGGGAGCAGGAGCAAGCGGGCCCTTCTGGATCAGCTGCCGCTGCCGGAACCCATGCGCCGGTATAAAAAGGAAACCAGGACTTTTGTGGATGATCTGCCGGCGGCTGTCGGCGCCATGGGACGTCCGGTACAGAAACTTACCCTGGATTTTGTCCGGCGGGACGGTCAGATGCTGCAGCGTCGGGAAACAGAACAATATCTGCAGCAGATGTCAGAACTCTGCGTGGTCAGCGGAGGCGGCGGCAACCTGGAGGTAACAGGTACCGGTACCAGCAAGGGAAAAGCCTTGAAGGTGCTGGCAGACCGGCTGCAGATACCGGTCTGCGACACGCTGGCCTGCGGAGATTCCGGCAATGATCTGGATCTGATCAAAACAGCCGGAGTAGGTGTGGCGATGGCCAATGCAGACCGGGAAGTGCTGGCCGAAGCAGATTTTATTACAAAATCTAATGCGGAATCCGGCGTGGCATATGCCCTTCGCTGTTTTATGGAGTTCTGA
- a CDS encoding universal stress protein, producing the protein MKNVLIPIDGTERSIKSITLAKKLFQPGDVKIRLLMIREDVIAPVPSDELDPAVGRAKELMDKAAAMLTDYDVTPTIIFGRAGEDILKCAKNDGTDIIIMTKSTKKGWIQAIGSVTAYVVKYSPCMVLIAPEQ; encoded by the coding sequence ATGAAAAACGTTCTTATTCCGATTGACGGCACTGAACGCAGTATCAAGTCAATCACATTAGCCAAAAAGCTGTTCCAGCCCGGCGATGTCAAGATCCGGCTTCTGATGATCCGGGAGGATGTCATTGCGCCGGTTCCCAGTGATGAGCTGGATCCTGCCGTAGGCCGCGCCAAAGAACTGATGGACAAGGCCGCTGCTATGCTGACGGACTATGATGTCACACCCACGATTATCTTTGGCCGTGCCGGTGAAGATATTTTGAAATGCGCCAAAAATGACGGCACTGACATTATTATCATGACCAAATCCACCAAAAAAGGCTGGATTCAGGCCATCGGTTCTGTTACCGCATATGTAGTAAAATATTCGCCGTGCATGGTACTGATCGCGCCGGAGCAGTAA
- a CDS encoding glycerophosphodiester phosphodiesterase — MTDIKQNLRQIREYWNYGKKNMGTLLIFEVIYKLALILVAKPCINGLIHLAMYLRGLTFISDETLFELLRSPWTILLLAVFCLLLTFLVLFDICCIIKCFHATYHRQQIPLTALAMEGLRAATGHLFQRSILLIVYLLVIIPLTYSAVMSGYVAVWSVPHFIMEYIDSKPMLRIAYVGGMIFLAWKFFPWVYALHIYTLDHVNFKTARKQSKRLVSGHYWMDLIFLAGWCILLLLAYYGIILLGGWVISSVNHLLASSDLFSSLTLSGFAVLLNVVGVVYYCMALPMVFLGVSIRYYSRKEQNGETAAPAFRDLEHCYHISEAAWVQKIVEYRKRILVAVLAALIGTFTFLSVADKKGWVRMNVQTATQVTAHRGYSAQYPENTIPAFLGAARIGADFAELDVQQTADGELVVMHDASLKRTTGWNKKVWECTAAQISRLDAGSWFGSRYKGTAVPTLEEVIRATKGKIRLNIETKPSEHDTDLEEKLTALIKKYHLEKSCVVSSLKYSSIKKVKQLDPDITTAYISSISYGNFSDMLYADAYSVESSGVTAQFVHRIHRAGKQVYVWTVDDESTMKEMVELGADQIITNEPVEAEKLIIQDKHMNFWDHYLDDLMELGK, encoded by the coding sequence ATGACAGATATAAAGCAGAATCTGAGGCAGATCAGAGAGTACTGGAACTATGGAAAAAAGAATATGGGGACGCTTCTGATTTTTGAAGTGATTTACAAGCTGGCGCTGATCCTGGTGGCCAAGCCCTGCATCAACGGACTGATTCATCTGGCGATGTATCTGCGGGGGCTGACGTTTATTTCGGACGAGACCCTGTTTGAACTCCTTCGGTCGCCCTGGACGATTCTGCTGCTGGCGGTATTCTGTCTGCTGCTCACCTTTCTGGTGCTGTTTGATATTTGCTGTATCATCAAATGTTTTCACGCGACTTATCATCGGCAGCAGATTCCACTTACCGCACTGGCAATGGAAGGACTGCGGGCGGCTACGGGACATCTGTTTCAGCGTTCCATCCTTCTGATTGTCTATTTGCTGGTAATCATCCCGCTGACCTATTCGGCAGTTATGTCCGGCTATGTGGCAGTATGGTCTGTTCCCCATTTTATCATGGAATATATTGATTCCAAACCGATGCTGCGGATTGCGTATGTGGGCGGAATGATTTTTCTTGCCTGGAAGTTTTTTCCCTGGGTATATGCACTGCATATCTATACACTGGATCACGTCAATTTTAAAACAGCCAGAAAACAGAGCAAGCGGCTGGTGTCCGGACATTACTGGATGGATCTGATTTTTCTTGCCGGCTGGTGTATCCTGTTGCTCCTGGCTTATTATGGGATCATTCTTCTGGGCGGCTGGGTAATCTCTTCCGTGAATCATCTGCTGGCCAGTTCAGATCTCTTCAGCAGCCTGACGTTATCCGGTTTTGCGGTGCTGCTGAATGTGGTAGGTGTTGTTTATTACTGTATGGCGCTGCCCATGGTATTTCTGGGGGTGAGCATCCGCTACTACAGCAGAAAAGAGCAGAACGGAGAAACGGCTGCGCCTGCCTTCCGGGATCTGGAGCACTGTTATCATATCTCGGAGGCGGCCTGGGTGCAGAAGATTGTCGAATACCGGAAAAGGATACTGGTGGCGGTGCTTGCAGCCCTCATCGGGACGTTTACCTTTTTGTCTGTAGCAGACAAGAAGGGCTGGGTGCGCATGAATGTGCAGACGGCCACCCAAGTGACCGCACATCGGGGATATTCTGCTCAGTATCCGGAAAATACGATACCGGCGTTTCTGGGCGCTGCCAGGATCGGAGCGGATTTTGCGGAACTGGATGTGCAGCAGACAGCGGATGGAGAACTGGTCGTCATGCATGATGCGTCACTGAAGCGGACCACCGGGTGGAATAAAAAGGTGTGGGAATGCACCGCAGCCCAGATCAGCCGACTGGATGCGGGAAGCTGGTTTGGCAGCAGATATAAAGGGACAGCAGTGCCCACGCTGGAAGAAGTGATCCGCGCAACCAAGGGGAAGATCCGGCTGAACATTGAAACCAAACCCAGTGAGCATGATACCGATCTGGAAGAAAAACTGACGGCGCTGATCAAAAAATACCATCTGGAGAAAAGCTGTGTGGTCTCTTCTCTGAAATACAGCAGCATCAAGAAAGTAAAACAGCTGGATCCGGATATTACCACAGCTTATATTTCATCCATTTCCTATGGAAATTTTTCCGATATGCTGTATGCGGATGCCTACAGTGTGGAATCCTCCGGTGTAACCGCGCAGTTTGTGCACAGAATTCACAGAGCAGGCAAACAGGTATATGTGTGGACGGTGGACGATGAGAGTACGATGAAAGAGATGGTAGAGCTTGGGGCAGACCAGATCATTACCAACGAGCCGGTAGAAGCGGAAAAGCTGATCATTCAGGATAAGCATATGAATTTCTGGGATCATTATCTGGATGATCTGATGGAGCTTGGTAAATGA
- a CDS encoding alpha/beta hydrolase fold domain-containing protein, protein MKRAKALAILMACAITGTLAPTVLAAGPKTSDTAPAGTQDLDFSTASSTALTVKVDGKPKKVTMYEDCYVKHPTNVATVQNEDRIDQKLSIYVPENATSSSPILLYVNNAGWMSDAYAARTQVVNGKNYFSTSNTDKIGKALKKGYVIVSYGCRSRADKTDPAGKHISHSPATMTDTKAVIRYLRANASRLKAGNPERIVVTGTSGGGALSTIIAASGNSSDYFQSLYEIGAAGITKHSNGTYTSSIRDDVFATIAYCPINDLREADAAYEWTYQNTRNALYADKELADTGVDGKGNLFQDPLGMKLNGYNFTQQEAQAASKALALQYGQYVNHLGLKLDDGKTPLTSENLKDAVISLLKDEIRESADEIGGAQMQADVTGKFPAASDASVPAARNQDWITFRSEGSGPRASVTVDPASFNYDRYLYYIASNKTLKVPMAFSNVGMGIAGQNEDNLFGTDDQAYTPYEFYSWNNDKDSKNSAGKDETGKTWDEFMKTKEGKALALQLEMASPIPYLTNQTISGSKDSLGDSAPYWYVRHGMADRDTSFALQTVLRYAMTNDSSIKDANFEFAWLKPHSGDYDVQEAYSWLEDAVKTADAEDAAKKPSAPKPNKKRKTQTIRVSKKYLKKTYKARALKKSSKRFKLKVSVKGKAPVTFTRKSGSKKISVSRKGTVRIPKGLKKGTYKIKIKIRAAATKTYQAKTLTKTLTIRIR, encoded by the coding sequence TTGAAACGAGCAAAAGCCCTGGCCATACTGATGGCATGTGCCATAACAGGTACTCTGGCACCCACAGTTCTGGCCGCAGGCCCCAAAACATCCGATACTGCACCGGCCGGTACACAGGATCTGGATTTTTCCACCGCATCATCCACCGCACTGACCGTAAAAGTGGACGGAAAACCGAAAAAAGTCACCATGTACGAAGACTGCTATGTCAAACATCCCACCAATGTGGCCACGGTACAGAATGAAGACCGCATCGACCAAAAACTTAGCATCTATGTACCGGAAAACGCCACTTCCTCATCTCCGATCCTGCTGTATGTAAACAATGCCGGCTGGATGTCCGATGCCTATGCCGCGCGGACCCAGGTTGTAAACGGCAAAAATTACTTCAGCACATCCAATACCGACAAGATCGGAAAGGCTTTGAAAAAAGGGTATGTGATTGTCAGCTACGGCTGCCGCAGCCGTGCGGACAAGACGGATCCTGCCGGAAAGCATATCAGCCACTCCCCGGCTACCATGACAGACACAAAAGCTGTCATCCGCTATCTGCGTGCCAATGCCTCGCGTCTGAAAGCCGGCAATCCGGAACGCATCGTTGTCACCGGTACCTCCGGCGGCGGCGCACTGTCCACGATCATCGCCGCCAGCGGCAACAGTTCTGATTATTTCCAGTCCCTGTACGAAATTGGCGCCGCCGGTATTACCAAACATTCCAACGGAACCTATACCTCTTCCATCCGCGATGACGTATTTGCCACCATCGCCTATTGTCCGATCAATGATCTGCGCGAGGCTGACGCAGCTTATGAATGGACCTACCAGAACACCAGAAATGCTCTGTATGCAGACAAGGAGCTGGCTGATACAGGTGTTGACGGAAAGGGCAATCTCTTCCAGGATCCTCTCGGAATGAAACTCAACGGCTACAACTTCACTCAGCAGGAAGCCCAGGCTGCCAGCAAAGCGCTGGCACTGCAATACGGTCAGTATGTCAATCACCTTGGACTGAAACTGGATGACGGAAAAACACCACTGACTTCTGAAAATCTTAAGGATGCTGTCATTAGCTTGCTAAAGGATGAGATCAGGGAATCCGCGGATGAAATCGGCGGCGCGCAGATGCAGGCAGATGTCACCGGAAAATTCCCCGCTGCTTCTGACGCTTCCGTTCCGGCCGCCCGGAATCAGGACTGGATCACTTTCCGATCCGAAGGTTCCGGCCCCCGGGCATCCGTCACAGTGGATCCAGCAAGCTTTAATTATGACAGATATCTGTATTATATTGCATCTAACAAAACCCTGAAGGTTCCCATGGCTTTCAGTAATGTGGGCATGGGTATTGCGGGCCAGAATGAAGACAACCTTTTCGGTACTGACGATCAGGCTTATACCCCCTACGAATTTTATTCCTGGAACAATGATAAGGACAGTAAAAATTCCGCCGGAAAAGACGAAACCGGAAAAACCTGGGATGAATTTATGAAGACTAAGGAAGGAAAGGCCCTGGCGCTGCAGCTGGAAATGGCAAGTCCGATCCCTTATCTGACCAATCAGACAATTTCCGGCAGCAAAGACTCTCTGGGCGATTCCGCACCGTACTGGTATGTGCGGCACGGTATGGCGGACCGGGATACTTCCTTCGCTCTGCAGACAGTTCTGCGCTACGCAATGACCAATGATTCCAGCATCAAGGATGCCAATTTTGAATTTGCATGGCTGAAACCCCATTCCGGTGACTATGATGTGCAGGAAGCCTATTCCTGGCTGGAAGACGCTGTCAAAACTGCCGACGCAGAGGACGCCGCCAAAAAACCGTCTGCTCCGAAACCAAATAAGAAAAGGAAAACACAGACGATCCGCGTCAGCAAAAAATACTTAAAGAAAACTTACAAGGCACGCGCGCTGAAAAAATCCTCAAAACGCTTTAAACTCAAAGTTTCCGTAAAAGGAAAAGCCCCTGTCACCTTTACGCGGAAATCCGGCAGCAAAAAAATATCTGTCAGCCGGAAAGGAACCGTTCGCATTCCGAAAGGGCTGAAGAAAGGAACCTACAAAATCAAAATTAAAATCCGTGCGGCAGCTACCAAAACCTATCAGGCAAAAACACTGACAAAAACACTGACGATCCGCATCCGATAA
- a CDS encoding transposase: MFSISTYTTRHYHDGKNHRQYKEQPIIFHIYFFHFLSPFMGSNTLLDNYSNTNKPLSIYANPFLHYFFQQTFVVRSYIVYVHYTFSSLFYSIPLPAKLLTPAALPILFRQKRTILANALNGRVKLSYFTEGMSQYFDQTIYKFGTAKLTKKLGKYYLHIPVTYDVEESNISDICNVVGIDRGINFVVATYDSKHKSGFVSGKAIKQRRTSYSKLRKELQMRQTPSARRRLKAIGQRENRWMQDVNHCVSKALVESNPKHTLFVLEDLTGVRNATERVRTENRYVSVSWAFYDLEQKLIYKAKQNQSSVIKVDPLVISVFSIYLVYTLSILYGQNIEILLLLSFLSIILWFSPFIFYIISSNK; this comes from the coding sequence ATGTTCAGCATCAGCACTTACACGACAAGGCATTATCATGATGGAAAAAACCACAGACAGTACAAAGAGCAGCCAATAATATTTCACATTTATTTTTTTCATTTTCTCTCTCCATTTATGGGATCGAATACTCTTTTAGATAATTATTCTAACACAAATAAGCCCTTATCCATATATGCGAATCCCTTCCTTCATTACTTTTTTCAGCAAACCTTCGTTGTAAGGAGTTATATCGTTTATGTACATTATACATTTTCTTCTCTCTTTTATTCAATCCCTTTACCAGCAAAACTGCTGACTCCTGCCGCCCTTCCAATACTGTTTAGACAGAAAAGAACCATACTTGCAAATGCGCTTAATGGTCGCGTTAAACTGTCCTATTTCACTGAAGGCATGTCTCAATATTTTGACCAAACAATCTATAAGTTTGGCACAGCCAAGCTCACAAAAAAGCTTGGTAAATATTATCTTCACATACCAGTAACTTATGATGTCGAAGAAAGTAATATTTCTGACATTTGTAATGTGGTAGGCATTGACAGAGGGATTAACTTCGTTGTTGCAACCTATGATAGTAAGCACAAGTCTGGTTTTGTAAGCGGGAAAGCTATCAAGCAGAGACGCACCAGCTATTCCAAGCTTCGCAAAGAACTCCAAATGCGACAGACACCTTCCGCAAGAAGAAGACTGAAAGCTATTGGTCAGCGAGAAAACCGTTGGATGCAGGATGTGAACCATTGTGTATCAAAGGCACTCGTTGAATCTAACCCAAAGCATACTCTTTTCGTACTTGAAGATTTGACAGGTGTTCGTAATGCCACAGAACGCGTGAGAACAGAAAATCGCTATGTTTCTGTATCGTGGGCGTTTTATGACCTCGAACAGAAATTAATTTACAAGGCAAAACAGAATCAATCTTCTGTAATAAAGGTTGACCCTCTGGTAATTTCTGTTTTTTCTATATACCTAGTGTATACTTTATCTATTTTGTATGGGCAAAACATAGAAATTCTTCTATTATTGTCATTTTTATCTATAATCTTATGGTTTTCTCCTTTTATTTTTTATATAATTTCGTCAAATAAATAA